From a region of the uncultured Draconibacterium sp. genome:
- the ccsA gene encoding cytochrome c biogenesis protein CcsA gives MKKLSSFLFSMFFTGILVVIFAIAIGYATFIENDYGTTTAKILIYNSRWFEILLFILCINIVGSVFKYKLIARKKWTILLFHISFIVIGVGAMITRYYGYEGNMHIRENSSSDFIISEASYVTVKVSDGTETFEESSEVKFSAYTANRFSEKIHFKGKTIHISNQQFMPSAVEKIALDPNGEPIVSLITVANGSSRSDFILRNDNTKNLNGLTLGFGNNTNTDIQLSLRDGNLYILAKDTIQVAGMMSEKSESIAPHTSKLVDTQKAYTYKNLTFAIKQFLPNASVQLAYQKPTQEMSPPDAFKAAISTGEESKELIVYGRTREVGDFYTTSIDGMNVSVSYGSRIIKLPFAIQLNDFQLERYPGSMSPSSYASEVVLKDGATEMPFRIFMNNILKYKGYRFFQSSYDTDERGTILSVNHDSAGTSVTYFGYLIMAIGMLLTLFNKNSRFKTLLKASAQLREKRKKLFAVLVTGVLLSISAQAQNTAPTPMNSDHTKSFESLLIQDRKGRVEPVSTLASEILRKVAKKTSWEGMSPTEVFLDMQANPEKWKNIAIIKVANPELRRTIGISGKYASFNSIVRPREMGGYLLSSAVQAAYNKESNSRNKFDKEIMNVDERVNILMAIFTGDFLTIFPVPNDDNHKWVSINESQELPAQTADFARQTVSSYLQSVQTRDWATADQLLNNLKQNQETIGAKIIPSATKVKMEVLYNNLNIFGKLSKIFMFTGLILLMLQLLTLFNPNIKLSFLKNFAFYFILVLFLAETAGLAIRWYISGHAPWSNGYESMVFISWATALGGLIFAKRSEITLSLTSVLAGLTLMVAGMSWMSPEITNLVPVLKSYWLIVHVAIITASYGFLGISALLGFLNLILMIFRNKRNSDRINHTIKELVNIIQIALIIGLLMVTLGSFLGGVWANESWGRYWGWDPKETWALVTVLVYTFITHMHRIPGMRGSFAMSVAAVLGISSVLMTYFGVNYYLSGLHSYAQGEAAPIPSGVYIAVAVVALVIVSAYFSEKTNPIVEEEVVSED, from the coding sequence ATGAAGAAGCTCAGTTCATTCCTATTTTCCATGTTTTTTACCGGAATTCTTGTGGTAATTTTTGCAATAGCAATTGGTTACGCCACCTTTATCGAAAACGATTATGGTACCACTACTGCAAAAATTCTCATTTATAATTCCCGGTGGTTCGAAATTTTGTTGTTTATACTCTGCATCAACATTGTAGGTAGTGTTTTCAAATACAAACTTATCGCACGGAAAAAATGGACGATTCTGCTTTTTCATATATCCTTTATCGTTATTGGTGTAGGCGCAATGATTACGCGTTATTACGGTTATGAAGGGAATATGCATATTCGGGAAAACAGCTCATCGGATTTTATTATTTCCGAAGCTTCGTATGTAACGGTTAAGGTAAGCGATGGTACTGAAACGTTTGAAGAATCAAGCGAAGTAAAATTCTCGGCCTATACCGCCAACCGTTTTTCAGAAAAAATACATTTTAAAGGAAAAACAATACATATTAGCAATCAACAGTTTATGCCTTCAGCAGTGGAAAAAATTGCTCTCGATCCGAATGGAGAGCCAATTGTTTCGCTGATTACTGTTGCGAATGGTTCGTCACGAAGTGACTTCATTCTGAGAAATGATAATACAAAGAATTTAAATGGTTTAACCCTTGGTTTTGGCAACAATACCAATACTGATATTCAGCTAAGTTTAAGAGATGGCAACCTGTATATTTTGGCCAAAGATACCATTCAGGTGGCTGGAATGATGAGCGAAAAAAGTGAGTCGATAGCTCCACATACCTCAAAACTTGTGGATACGCAAAAAGCCTATACGTATAAAAACCTCACTTTTGCCATAAAACAGTTTCTGCCAAATGCTTCTGTTCAACTGGCCTACCAAAAACCAACGCAGGAAATGAGCCCTCCGGATGCCTTTAAAGCTGCAATATCAACAGGTGAAGAAAGCAAGGAATTGATCGTTTATGGCCGAACCAGAGAAGTTGGAGATTTTTACACCACATCCATCGACGGCATGAATGTGTCGGTTTCGTACGGTTCTCGGATAATAAAACTACCTTTTGCCATTCAGCTTAACGATTTCCAGCTCGAACGTTACCCGGGTTCCATGAGTCCTTCGTCGTATGCCAGCGAAGTAGTTTTAAAAGACGGCGCCACCGAAATGCCATTCCGCATTTTTATGAATAACATTCTGAAATACAAAGGATATCGCTTTTTCCAATCGTCGTACGATACCGACGAGCGTGGCACAATCCTTTCAGTAAACCACGATTCAGCGGGAACATCGGTAACTTATTTTGGTTACCTGATAATGGCTATCGGAATGTTACTTACACTTTTCAACAAAAACAGTCGTTTTAAAACCCTGCTGAAAGCATCGGCACAACTACGCGAAAAACGTAAAAAGCTATTTGCAGTTTTGGTAACGGGCGTATTATTAAGCATCAGTGCACAGGCGCAAAATACGGCACCAACACCAATGAACAGCGACCACACAAAATCCTTTGAAAGTTTACTCATTCAGGATAGAAAAGGCCGTGTAGAGCCGGTTTCAACACTGGCGTCTGAGATACTTCGCAAAGTAGCTAAAAAAACCAGTTGGGAAGGAATGTCGCCAACTGAAGTTTTTCTTGATATGCAAGCAAATCCTGAAAAATGGAAAAATATTGCTATTATAAAAGTTGCCAACCCTGAATTACGAAGAACAATTGGGATCAGTGGAAAATATGCTTCATTTAATTCAATCGTTCGGCCTCGCGAGATGGGAGGATATTTACTAAGCTCTGCAGTTCAGGCAGCTTATAATAAAGAAAGTAATAGCCGGAATAAGTTCGACAAGGAAATTATGAATGTTGACGAACGCGTTAATATTCTGATGGCCATTTTCACCGGCGACTTCCTTACTATTTTTCCTGTACCCAACGATGACAACCATAAATGGGTTTCGATTAACGAGTCACAGGAACTTCCGGCTCAAACTGCTGATTTTGCAAGACAAACCGTTTCATCCTATCTTCAATCGGTACAAACACGTGATTGGGCAACTGCCGACCAATTGCTGAACAACCTGAAACAAAACCAGGAAACCATTGGAGCGAAGATCATTCCATCGGCAACAAAAGTAAAAATGGAAGTGCTGTATAATAACCTGAATATTTTTGGGAAACTATCAAAGATTTTCATGTTCACAGGGCTGATCCTTTTGATGTTACAGTTACTCACCCTGTTTAATCCGAATATAAAATTAAGCTTCCTGAAAAATTTTGCCTTTTACTTTATTCTGGTACTGTTTTTGGCCGAAACTGCGGGGCTGGCAATTCGCTGGTACATATCAGGTCACGCGCCGTGGAGTAACGGTTACGAGTCGATGGTATTTATTAGTTGGGCAACTGCACTTGGCGGGCTGATTTTTGCCAAACGCTCGGAAATTACACTCTCATTAACATCAGTCTTGGCGGGTTTAACGCTTATGGTGGCAGGAATGAGCTGGATGAGCCCGGAAATCACCAATCTGGTACCCGTTTTAAAATCGTACTGGTTAATTGTTCACGTAGCAATTATTACAGCAAGTTACGGATTTTTGGGTATTAGTGCGCTGCTTGGTTTCCTGAACCTTATTTTAATGATCTTCAGAAATAAACGCAATTCCGACAGAATCAACCACACCATAAAAGAACTCGTGAATATCATTCAAATTGCCTTAATTATTGGCTTATTAATGGTTACGCTTGGTTCGTTCTTAGGAGGTGTTTGGGCCAACGAAAGCTGGGGACGTTACTGGGGCTGGGACCCTAAAGAGACCTGGGCATTGGTAACTGTTTTGGTATACACCTTTATTACACATATGCACCGTATTCCCGGAATGCGAGGTAGCTTTGCGATGAGTGTGGCTGCTGTTTTGGGTATCAGCTCGGTACTGATGACTTATTTTGGAGTAAACTATTACCTCTCTGGTTTACACTCGTATGCTCAAGGCGAGGCAGCTCCAATTCCTTCAGGCGTTTATATTGCAGTAGCAGTTGTTGCCCTTGTAATTGTATCAGCCTATTTCTCCGAAAAGACGAATCCAATTGTAGAAGAGGAAGTGGTTAGTGAAGACTAA